GCAAAGGGTCAGACGTTTAAAAGTGCGGAGTTCAAATGGTACAAGATTAACGACGCTGGCCAGGAAGTCGAATACTTCAACATGTTACTGGAAAACGTCAGAGTTGTCGCAATATGCCCTCTTATGCATGACATAAAAAACCCGGCTACTGAAAAGCATAATCATCTCGAAAGCATCTCATTGCGTTATGAAAAAATAACATGGAGACACTGTGACGGTAACATTATTTTCTCAGATGAGTGGAAAGACAGATGATTCGATGTACTTTTCATTTAAATGGAGGACAATTGTCAACATTAAGCTGTCCAGGTCTGGGATTTTTTCCTGCATATTCCGGAAATGCTGGACCGAATAGAAATAATCCCGACGCAGTTGCGATTCCGAAAGTCGGTCCATTACCACCGGGGTTGTATTACATCGTTACCCGGCCGCGAGGGGGATTAAAAGCACGCTGGAAAGACACCATCAAAGAGCTTGAAAGTGGCTCCAACCGTGACTTTTGGTTTGCTCTTTATCGTGCCGATGAACATATTGATGACATTACATTTATTGATAACGTAGAGCGTGGTTCTTTCCGCTTGCACCCCGCTGGGCAGTCTGGGATCAGTAACGGATGCATCACACTGCCAAACCATGCGCACTACACAATCTTAATGCATGCTTTGTTAGCCTCGGGAGCGATGATGATCACCTCTGAATTAAAAGCCCTTGGTACAATACAGGTATATTAATGAGCGCAAAAAAAAGAGCATTCACCTGGATAGTCGAAACCATGATGTTGTTTGTCATATATTCCGCGTTGTGCTATTTCCTTCCAGACATTGAACTTTACCATCTCTACACAAGTCATTTCGGTTTTGTTACCGAACTGACGTGGAATGAAAACTATACGCTAACACTGTTTATCCTCTCGTTTTTCTTTAACGCCCTGTTGATATATCTGTGGGCTTTAAAAAAGGGAATATAATTATTGGGCGGTGATAATGCCGCCTTTTTTGTTGCACGAATATTATTTTCTTCCATCGGAATGAAGGCATAAATTTAAACAAATCATAAGAAAATTCAGAATGTGCAACCAAAAACAATTACTTACATAAACTCTGCTAACATTAATCTACACACAGAGAAAAGGAGCTACAGATGAAACGGTTACCCTGGATTACCGCCCTGCTGTTAATGAGTGCCTCTACCGCCGCGCTGGCGGCACCGGATTCCTGCGAACGTGTAAAAAGCGACATTCAGCAGAAAATCATCAACAACGGCGTACCGGAATCTGGCTTTACGCTGAACATCGTACCCAACGATCAGGCCGATCAGCCGGATGCGCAGGTCGTTGGGCATTGTGCCAATGACACCTTCAAAATTTTGTACACGCGCACAGGCAGCGGGGCTGCGTCTGGCACCCAGGAGAGTCCGCAAGGCGAACCGCAGTGATTTTTATCCCCTTTCCTGACGCCAATCCCCCTTGAATTGATGAGGATTAATATTTAATACCTCCAAATAAGTAACACTCACCCCATCATTAGCCCGGTTGTAATCACGGGTGAAAATAATACACAAATAAAATGATGGGGTGAGTCATGTCCGATGTCGAACATCACGACGGTATAAGCCGTCGAACGCTCGTTAAATCTGCCGCGATGGGTTCTCTGGCGCTTGCCGCCGGTGGCATCTCGTTGCCGTTTGGATTGAAAAGCGCCGCTGCTGCGGTGCAAAACGCCGTACAGCCTGCTGAAGATAAAGTGGTCTGGGGAGCCTGCTCGGTGAACTGCGGCAGTCGCTGCGCGCTGCGTCTGCATGTCCGTGACGATGAAGTTTACTGGGTGGAAACGGATAATACCGGGGAGGATATCTACGGCAATCACCAGGTGCGCGCCTGTCTTCGCGGACGCTCCATCCGCCGTCGCATTAATCATCCTGACCGCCTTAACTACCCGATGAAGCGCGTGGGCAAACGCGGTGAAGGTAAATTTGAGCGCATCACCTGGGATGAAGCGCTGGATACCCTGACCCGCAGCCTGAAAAACGTGGTCGAAAAATACGGCAACGAAGCGGTGTACATTAACTACTCCTCCGGCATTGTCGGCGGCAATATCACCCGCTCTTCCCCTTACGCCTCGCTGGTGGCGCGCCTGATGAACTGTTACGGCGGCTTCCTGAGCCACTATGGCACTTACAGTACCGCGCAAATTTCCTGCGCGATGCCGTACACCTACGGCAGCAACGATGGCAACAGCACCTCCGACATCGAAAACAGCAAACTGGTGGTGATGTTCGGCAATAATCCGGCGGAAACGCGTATGAGCGGCGGCGGGATCACCTACTATCTCGAACAGGCGCGCGAACGCTCTAATGCGCGGATGATAGTCATCGACCCGCGTTATACCGACACCGCTGCCGGACGTGAAGATGAATGGATCCCGATTCGTCCGGGTACCGATGCCGCGCTGGTAGCCGGAATTGCATGGGTATTAATCAACGAGAACCTGGTCGACCAGCCGTTCCTCGATAAATACTGCGTGGGCTATGACGAAAAAACGTTGCCGGAAGGCGCACCTGCTAACGGGCACTACAAAGCGTATATTCTCGGCCAGGGTGACGACAACACGGCGAAAACCCCGGAGTGGGCCTCGCGCATCACCGGTATTCCGGCGGATCGCATCATCAAGCTGGCGCGCGAGATTGGCTCGACAAAACCCGCCTATATCTGCCAGGGCTGGGGACCGCAGCGCCAGGCCAACGGTGAGCTGACGTCACGTGCCATCGCCATGCTGCCGATCTTAACCGGCAACGTGGGTATCAACGGCGGTAACAGCGGCGCGCGCGAATCGACCTATACCATCACCATCGAACGAATGCCTCTGCCGGAAAACCCGGTAAAAACGCAGATCTCCTGCTTTAGCTGGACGGATGCCATCGCCCGCGGCCCGGAAATGACCGCCCTGCGCGACGGCGTGCGCGGCAAGGATAAGCTGGATGTGCCGATCAAGTTCATCTGGAACTATGCCGGTAACACCATCATCAACCAGCACTCCGACATCAACAAAACCCACGATATCCTGCAGGACGAAAGCCAGTGCGAAACCATCGTGGTGATCGACAACTTTATGACCTCTTCGGCCAAATACGCCGACATCCTGCTGCCGGACCTTATGACCGTCGAGCAGGAAGACATCATTCCGAACGATTATGCGGGCAACATGGGCTATCTGATTTTCCTGCAGCCCGTCACCGCGCCGAAGTTTGAGCGGAAGCCCATCTACTGGATCATGAGCGAAGTGGCGAAACGCCTTGGGCCGGATATCTATCAGAAATTCACCGAAGGCCGGACACAGGCGCAGTGGCTGCAGTATCTGTACGCCAAAATGCGGGAGAAAGATCCGCAGCTTCCGTCCTATGACGAACTGAAAAAAATGGGTATTTATAAGCGCAAAGATCCCAATGGACACTTCGTGGCGTATAAAAAATTCCGCGATGATCCGGATGCCCATCCGCTCAAAACCCCGTCAGGCAAGATTGAAATTTACTCCAGCAAGCTGGCAGAGATTGCCGCCACCTGGGAGCTGGAAAAAGATGAAACCATCAGCCCGCTGCCGGTGTACGCCTCAACGTTTGACGGCTGGGATGCCCCGGAACGTAAAACCTACCCGCTGCAGCTGTTTGGCTTCCACTTCAAGGCGCGCACCCACTCCAGCTACGGCAACGTGGATGTGCTTAAAGCCGCCTGTCGTCAGGAGGTGTGGCTCAATCCGGTTGATGCGGCACAACGCGGTATTCAAAACGGCGATATGGTGCGCGTGTTTAACGACCGCGGCGAAGTGCGCATTGCCGCGAAAGTCACCCCGCGTATCATGCCCGGCGTCAGCGCGATGGGCCAGGGGGCCTGGCACGACGCCAACATGAACGGCGATCGGATCGACCATGGCTCATGCATCAACACGTTGACCACCCATCGCCCGTCACCGCTGGCGAAAGGCAACCCGCAGCACACCAATCTGGTGCAGATCGAGAAGGCGTAAGGAGTAACCGATGACAACCCAGTATGGATTTTTTATTGATTCCAGCCGTTGCACCGGGTGCAAAACCTGCGAGCTGGCCTGCAAGGATTACAAAGACCTGACCCCGGACGTCAGCTTCCGCCGGATCTACGAATACGCGGGCGGCGACTGGCAGGAGGATAACGGCGTCTGGCATCAGAACGTCTTTGCCTATTACCTGTCGATTGCCTGTAACCACTGTGAAGATCCGGCCTGCACCAAAGTGTGCCCGAGCGGGGCGATGCACAAGCGCGACGACGGGTTTGTGGTGGTGGATGAAGATGTCTGCATCGGCTGTCGCTACTGCCATATGGCCTGTCCGTACGGTGCGCCGCAGTACAACGCCGCCAAAGGCCACATGACCAAGTGCGACGGCTGCCACGACCGCGTCGCCGACGGCAAAAAGCCGATTTGCGTGGAGTCCTGTCCGCTGCGCGCGCTGGACTTCGGTCCGATTGACGAGCTGCGTAAAAAACACGGCCAGCTTGCGGCCGTCGCGCCGCTGCCGTCCGCGCACTTCACGAAGCCGAGCATTGTGATTAAACCTAACGCCAACAGCCGCCCGACGGGAGATACCACTGGCTATCTGGCAAACCCGAAGGAGGTGTGAGATGGGAAGTGGATGGCATGAATGGCCGCTGGTGATCTTCACCGTTTTTGGGCAGTGCGTGGCCGGGGCGTTGCTCGTCAGCGGTCTGGCATGGATGAGGGAGAGTGACGAGGCGGTCCGAACCCGCATCGTGCGCAGCATGTTCTTTTTATGGCTGGTCATGGGCGTTGGCTTTATCGCATCGGTGATGCACCTGGGCTCCCCGCTGAGGGCGTTTAACTCCCTGAACCGTGTTGGCGCGTCGGCGCTCAGCAACGAGATCGCGGCAGGCTCGGTCTTCTTTGCCGTCGGTGGCTTCTGGTGGCTGGTGTCGGTTATCGGTAAAATGCCGCCCGCGTTGGGTAAAGTATGGATGGTGGTGAGCCAGATCCTGGGGATTGGGTTTGTCTGGGCCATGACTCGCGTGTATCAGATCGATACGGTTCCGACCTGGTACACCGGCTACACCACGCTGGCCTTTTTCCTGACGATGGTGCTGGGCGGCCCGCTGTTTGCCACCCTGCTGCTTCGCACCGCTGGCACCGCGTTCAAAGGCTCGTTTGCCGCATCGGTGAGCGTACTGGCGCTGCTGCTGAGCGTGGCGGTGATTGTGCTGCAGAGTAACGAACTGGCGACGCTACACAGCTCCGTACAACAGGCCAGCGCCCTGCTGCCGGACTACGGCGCATGGCAAGTTGGCCGTATCATACTGGTCGCCGCCGGATTAGGCTGCTGGCTGTGCCCGCTCATCCGGCGCCAGGAGCCGAAAGCCCTCGCGCTCTTTGCAGGGCTGGTGCTGGTTGTCGTGGGGGAACTGATCGGCCGCGGTCTGTTCTATGGTCTGCACATGACGGTAGGTATGGCAATTGCCGGTTAACACAGGCGCGCGGGTTCGCCCGCGCGAGAAAGGAAGGTTGTAATGAAAGATGTCTCACAGCGTGAAGCGTTCGCGTTCAGCGCCCGGGTACTGGGCGCATTGTTTTATTATTCACCCGACAGCGAGCACGTTGCGCCGCTGGTCAACGCCCTGACCGCTGGCGAGTGGGTTGCGGACTGGCCGCTGCCGCAGGCGGTGCTGCAGCCCATCGCCGACACCTTTACGGTACCTGCCGATGAGCCCGTCACCGACGCCTGGCAACGGCTGTTTATTGGCCCCTATGCGCTGCCCGCACCGCCGTGGGGTTCCGTATGGCTGGATCGTGAATCCGTGCTGTTTGGGGATTCAACCCTCGCACTGCGCCAGTGGATGCGGGAAAACCAGATTGCCTTTGAGATGCAGCAGAACGAACCGGAAGATCATTTCGGTACGCTGCTGCTGCTGGCCGCGTGGCTCACTGAGAACGGACGCGAGACGGAACGCGACCAGCTTCTGGCATGGCACCTGCTGCCGTGGAGCACCCGCTTTCTCTCCGTGTTTGTTGAAAACGCCGGGCACCCGTTCTATACCGCGCTGGGGAAACTCGCGCAGCTGACGCTTGCGGACTGGCAATCTACCTTACTGATCCCGGTCGCGGAAAAACCGCTCTACCGTTAACCGCGCTGGCTTGCTCACGGATGCTGAGCAAGCCAGGCTCGCCAGCCACCGAATCGCGTTATCTCCTGTGCCCCCTCTAATCCGGCCTCCTCGCAGATAAACCCGGTCAGCCAGCGCCCGTCCTGGAGTTCGACTTTTCCCAGCCCCAGCGGTGCGGGGATCCCGGCCAGAAACGATCCCACTTCGCCGTGCGGAAGTGCCCAAACTTCGACGGCTATCGCTGCCCCCTGTTCCGTCGCCCGCACCATGCCCGGTCGCTTGCCGTCTGCCAGGGCAAAGAGCCGATAATGCGGGGCGCTGATGGTGGCTTCTACATACGTCGCCCCGCGCTGGCGCAGCTGATGATTCAGCGCCAGCCCGTCCAGATGCGCCCCGCACACCACCAGGTGCAGGCGGTCATCGGTGGCGGTTGAAACAGGTGCATCCTCTTGCATCTCGCGCCCGCCGGGCAGGGTTAACTTTTGGTGACGTTGTAACGCATCAGCCAGACTGAGCAGATACTGGTCAGTAAACGCGCGGCCAAACAGCGTTATGCCAGAGGGCAAGCCGTTGGTCATAAACCCTGCAGGGACCGCCACGGCAGCGTAATCAAGCAGGTTCATAAAGTTGGTGTAAAGCCCAAGCTCAGAGTTGCGTTTGACCGGTTCCTCCGCCAGCTCGGCCAGACTCACCGGGCGCGGATACGTGGGGGTTAACACGCACTCAAGCCCTGCCAGTATGGCATCGCACTCGCTTTTATAGCGCTGAAGCTGGTACTGCGCTTCAAACGCCGCTACCGCACTCATGGCAGGTGCTTTTTGCAGAACATTGCGGATCACCGGCAGCACCGCGTCCGGCTTTTGCTCAATCAACGCGCCCGCCACGTGGTAGCGCTCGGCCACCCACGGGCCGTCATAGAGCAGTTTTGCTGCCGCCAGGAACGGCGAAAAGTCGATGGTCACCGGCTCGCCGCCCAGGGCGATCAGCCTCTCCTTTGCGGTGTGATACAGCGCCTCGCTCTCTGCGCAGCCGAGAAACGCCAGCGTGTCTGGCACGCCAAAGCGAAAACCGGCTGCCGGTACGCCAAATGCCTGCGCTCCGTTCCAGGACGGGTTAGTACGGCTGTAGTCATCGCGCGCGTCTTTCGTCGCCGTCAGCGCCAGCAGCTGGCTGGCCTCCGCTGCCGTGCTGGTGAAGAACGTTACGCAGTCCAGCGTGCGGCAGGCGGGCACCACGCCCGCTGTCGAGATCAGCCCTTTTGTCGCCTTCAGCCCGACCAGATTATTGAGAGAGGCCGGTACGCGCCCGCTCCCGGCGGTATCGGTGCCCAGGGCAAAGCTCGCCAGCCCCAGCGCCACGGCCAGCGACGATCCCGCGCTTGAGCCACCGGACGGATACTCCGGATGAACGCTGTTGCGACACGCCCCATACGGTGAGCGCGTGCCGTTTAAGCCGGTCGCGAACTGATCGAGATTGGTTTTCCCCAGCGGTATCGCCCCCAGCGCAATCAGCTGCGACACTATTGTCGCATCCTGCTCTGCCCGGTACGCAAAGGCCGGACAGGCGGCGGTGGTCTCGATACCCGCCAGATCGATATTGTCCTTAATGGCAAACGGCACGCCATAGAGCGGCAACGATGCCGGATCCACGCCGTCCAGCGCGGCCAGATACGGCTCCAGCTCGTCGGGCGTGAGAAGATAAATAAAGGCGTTAAATTCCGGGTTCAGCGCCAGCGCGCGCTCGCGCAGGGCGAGAAGCACCGCGCGCGGATTAAGCTGACCGGAACGGTATGCCTGCGCCAGAACATCAAGGCGTAAATCAAAAAGGTGCTTCATGCTGTTTTCTCCAGGACCACCACACACTGACCCGCGCGCACCGATGAACCCGGCTGCACGCGCACCTGGCTGACCACCCCATCCTGGGTTGCGACCAGCGGGATCTCCATCTTCATGGACTCCAGCACCACCAGCACATCGCCTTCGCGCACGGTGTTGCCGACTTCAACGTTCACCTGCCACAGGTTGCCTGATACCGGGCTGTCAATCCCGGCCTGTCCGGGTACCAGCGGCGCGTCTTCGCCATCTGTTACCAGCACCTCGCTGCTGTCAAAATGGGCCTGACCGTTGGCGGCCCAGCGCTCACGCTCGGCGTCAAACGCGGCCTGCTGATGCGCGCGGAACGCCTCAATCTCCGGCGCCTCGTCGGCCAGGAATTGCTGATACTCCGCCAGCTTCAGCGTGGTGTGTTCGATGCGCAGCGGATAACGTCCCAGCGGAAAATCCCGGCGGATGGTGAGCAACTCTTCCGCCGAGACCGGATAAAAGCGGATCTGGTCGAAGAAGCGCAGCAGCCACGGCTTACCGTCAAAGTCCTCCACGGCGTGATAGCGATTCCACATCTGCAGCGTCCGTCCGACAAACTGATAGCCACCCGGCCCCTCCATGCCGTAGACGCAGAGGTAGGCCCCACCAATGCCCACCGAGTTTTCCGCCGTCCAGGTGCGAGCCGGGTTGTATTTGGTGGTCACCAGACGATGACGCGGATCGAGCGGTGTCGCAACCGGCGCACCCAGGTAGACATCCCCCAGCCCCATCACCAGATAGCGGGCGTCGAACACCGTTTTATAGACCTCGTCGATATTCGCCAGATCGTTGATACGACGGATAAACTCCAGGTTGCTCGGACACCATGGCGCATCCCGGCGCACGGTGGTCATGTATTTGTCGATGGCCTTCTGGCACGCCGGATCGTCCCAGGACAACGGCAGCCAGACCACCCGCGACGGCACGTCCAGCGACGCCTGCCCGCATACGTCCCGCCACAGCCCGGCCACCGTCTCCAGCAGCGCTTCCAGACTCAGCGTTTCCGGCTGATAGTGAACCTGCAGGGAGCGGATCCCCGGCGTGAGGTCGATAATCCCCGTCAGGGCGCGAGTTTCCAGCGCCTGCATCAGCGCGTGGGCGCGAAAACGCAACACCAGATCCAGTTCGGGCTCGCCAATCTCCAGCAGCAGATGGGTATCGCCGGATAACCTCGCCACCAGCCGTTTATCGTCCTCCCCCACCTCCAGCACCACCGGCGAGCTCAGCCCGACAGGTTGCCACGGCATGACCTGCGCCGTCAGGCTGGCGATTTGCGCCGCCTGCCCCTGCGCCAACCGTCGGGCGGTGGAAACGTCCACCGGCATAAAGCGCACCTTATCGCCCGCTTTCAGCTGGCCAACCGCGTGGAGATCCGCCTCGATGACGGTGACCGGGCAGACAAATCCCCCCAGGCTTGGGCCGTCGGGGCCGAGGATCACCGGCATATCGCCGGTGAAATCCACCGCGCCAATGGCGTACGGGTTGTCGTGAATGTTCGACGGGTGCAGCCCCGCTTCGCCGCCGCTGTCGCGTACCCATTCCGGTTTCGGGCCAATCAGGCGCACGCCCGTGCGGCTGGAGTTAAAATGTACCTCCCACTCGGTGGCAAAAAAGGTCGCCATATAGCCCGGCGTAAAATACTCCGGCGCGCCATGCGGACCGTAAATCACCCGCAACTCGCGCACCGCATCCAGGCTGGTGTGCAGGGCCTGCGGCAGCTCGCCGTCCGCGACAGGTTCGGTCAATGGGGACAGATGCAGCACGTCACCCGTGCGCAGTGCCCTTCCGGCGTGACCGCCAAACTGGCCGAGGGTAAAGGTGCTTTTGCTGCCCAGATAGTCCGGTACCTCAAACCCGCCGCGCAGGCAGAGATAGCTGCGCACGCCGTCACCCTGAATATCGCCCATACGCAGCGTACTTCCCGCCCGGACGCGGAAAACGCGGTTGTTTGCCAGCGGCTCGCCGTCCAGCGTCAGCGCAATGGTTGCGCCGGTCACCGCCAGCTGCGCGTCGCAGTTGAATTTCAGCGTCGGGCCGCTGAGCGTGATCTCCAGCGCGGCGGCCCCCTCCTCATTGCCCAGCAGGCGGTTGCCGAGACGCAGCGCCAGGCTGTCCATCGGCCCGGAGGGCGGCACCCCGACGGCCCAGTAGCCCGTCCGCCCCGGATAATCCTGCACCGTGGTTTGCGTCCCGGCGCTGAGCACCTCAAGGGTGAAAGCCTGATACTCCAGCGTCTCTAAACAGCGGGTCCACGGCTCGCCACGGGCGAACGGCGGGAAAGTTAAAATCTGCTGCAAATAGCTGCGGTTGGTTTCCACGCCGTAGAGACGCGTCTCGCCCAGCGCGGTGTGCAGGACGCGGATCGCCGCCTCGCGTGTGGGCTGCCAGGCGATGATTTTGGCCAGCATCGGATCAAAAAACGGCGGTACGTCGCAGCCGGACTCCACCCAGCTGTCGATGCGCAATGTGCGACGGTCGTTTTCCGGGAACACCACATCGGTGAGTAGCCCTGGCGACGGCTGGAACTGACGGCCCGGATCTTCGGCGTAGACCCGCGCCTGGATGGCGTATCCTTGTTGTTGCAGGCTGGCACGCAGCTCCGCCAGCGGCGGCAGCGTTCCGGCCGCCAGGTCAATCATCCAGCGAACCAGATCAACACCCCACACCTGCTCGGTGACGCCGTGCTCTACCTGCAGACGGGTGTTCACTTCAAGGAAATAAAAGCGGGCCGCGTCGCTGTCGTAGACAAACTCCACGGTACCCGCGCTGCGGTAGTTGACCGCCTGGCCGAGTTTGATCGCCGCCTCGCACAGCGCGGTCTCCATGCCGTCCGGCAGGTTAGGCGCGGGCGTCTCTTCCAGCACCTTCTGGTTACGCCGCTGTACCGAGCAGTCGCGCACGCCGAGGGCAATCACCTCGCCTTTGCCGTCACCAAACAGCTGAACTTCCAGGTGACGCGCCCGCTCAATGTATTTCTCGATAAACACGCCTGCGTCGCTAAAGTTATTCTTGCCCAGGCGCACCACGGCATCGAAGGCATCGCGCAGCTCTTCCGGGTGGTAACAAACGCGCATGCCGATCCCGCCGCCGCCCGCGGTGCTTTTCAGCATTACCGGGTAGCCCACTTCCGCCGCAGCGTGAACGGCCTCATCGACGTTAGCCAGCAGTCCGGTGCCTTCGAGCATCGGCACGCCGTGCGCTTTCGCCAGCGCGCGGGCGGTATGTTTCAGGCCAAACAGGCGCAGTTGTTCCGGCGTGGGGCCGACAAACGCAATGCCTGCGGCTTCGCAGGCTTCGGCGAACGCGGCGTTTTCCGACAGAAAACCGTAGCCCGGATGAATGGCCTGCGCACCGCTGGCTCTGGCGGCCGCAATGATCTTTTCGCTCACCAGATAGGTGTTCGCCGCCGGGCCCTCGCCCAGGCTCAGCGCCTCATCCGCTTCCCGGATATGCAGGCTGCTGAGATCGGCTTCGGAATAGACCGCCACGCCGCGGATGTTCATGGCGCGCAGGGTGCGCAGAATGCGGCAGGCAATCGCCCCGCGATTTGCAATCAGGAGTGTCGTCAACATAGGTCAGACTCAATCGTGGCGGGTCGTCCCGCCGAAAATCGGCTCACCCATGGTCGTCCATGGGGAAAAAGCGGTTACGGCAGAATGCGTCCGGCGCGGACTGCAAACAGGCGATAAATGGCCTGGCGCAGGCGCTGCCAGCGGGTGGGCGTCAGTTCCATACCAGCACCTCCGCCGGCGTCGGGTTCCAGCCGTTGCACGGGTTGTTAAGCTGCGGACAGTTGGAGATCAGCACGATGACGTTGCACTCGGCGCGCAGCTCGACATATTTCCCCGGCGCGGAGATACCGTCCTCAAAGGTCAGCCCGCCCTGCGGAGTCACCGGCACGTTCATGAAGAAGTTAATATTGGCGGCAATATCGCGCTTTTGCAGGCGGCCATCGTGCAGGCAGGCGCAGAGAAAGTTATCCCGGCAGCTGTGCATATGGCGTTTATCGAGAGCATAACGCACGGTGTTGCTCTCCTGCGCGCAGGCGCCACCGAGGGTATCGTGACGCCCGCAGGTATCAGCCACGATGGTCAGCAGCGGGTTACCGAGGTTGGAGTACAGCACGCTGCCGTGGGTGAGATACGCGTTGTTCTGGCGGCGCAGGGTGCGCTGTGCGTCGTAGCGCTCACGCGGGTTGTCCGCATTGTAAAACAGGGTGTCCACCGCCTGGTTGCCCTCCAGGTCGAGCAGGCGGAGCGTCTGGCCTTTTTTCACTTCAAACAGATACGGTTCCCCCGCCGGGATAACGTAGCGGAAGCTGGCGTTCTGGGGATGTTTTTCGCTGGCAACGGTCATACACGGCTCCTTACAGGGCGAAACGTTGAGTGTTAGTGATGGCGCGTTCGTTTTCCGGGCGCGTCAGGAGGGCGTTAATCGCCCCCTCTTCATCCTCCGCCTGCCGCCAGCTCAGCTGTACCGGGCGCGGGGCGTACTCCCGGGAGGGATCCATCGGGTGCGGTAGCGCGGTCATGACAATCAGCGTGTCCATCGGCGCGAACAGCTCAACGTAGCTGCCCGGCTGCGAATGT
This region of Enterobacter cloacae complex sp. R_G8 genomic DNA includes:
- a CDS encoding urea amidolyase associated protein UAAP2, which encodes MTVASEKHPQNASFRYVIPAGEPYLFEVKKGQTLRLLDLEGNQAVDTLFYNADNPRERYDAQRTLRRQNNAYLTHGSVLYSNLGNPLLTIVADTCGRHDTLGGACAQESNTVRYALDKRHMHSCRDNFLCACLHDGRLQKRDIAANINFFMNVPVTPQGGLTFEDGISAPGKYVELRAECNVIVLISNCPQLNNPCNGWNPTPAEVLVWN
- the uca gene encoding urea carboxylase translates to MLTTLLIANRGAIACRILRTLRAMNIRGVAVYSEADLSSLHIREADEALSLGEGPAANTYLVSEKIIAAARASGAQAIHPGYGFLSENAAFAEACEAAGIAFVGPTPEQLRLFGLKHTARALAKAHGVPMLEGTGLLANVDEAVHAAAEVGYPVMLKSTAGGGGIGMRVCYHPEELRDAFDAVVRLGKNNFSDAGVFIEKYIERARHLEVQLFGDGKGEVIALGVRDCSVQRRNQKVLEETPAPNLPDGMETALCEAAIKLGQAVNYRSAGTVEFVYDSDAARFYFLEVNTRLQVEHGVTEQVWGVDLVRWMIDLAAGTLPPLAELRASLQQQGYAIQARVYAEDPGRQFQPSPGLLTDVVFPENDRRTLRIDSWVESGCDVPPFFDPMLAKIIAWQPTREAAIRVLHTALGETRLYGVETNRSYLQQILTFPPFARGEPWTRCLETLEYQAFTLEVLSAGTQTTVQDYPGRTGYWAVGVPPSGPMDSLALRLGNRLLGNEEGAAALEITLSGPTLKFNCDAQLAVTGATIALTLDGEPLANNRVFRVRAGSTLRMGDIQGDGVRSYLCLRGGFEVPDYLGSKSTFTLGQFGGHAGRALRTGDVLHLSPLTEPVADGELPQALHTSLDAVRELRVIYGPHGAPEYFTPGYMATFFATEWEVHFNSSRTGVRLIGPKPEWVRDSGGEAGLHPSNIHDNPYAIGAVDFTGDMPVILGPDGPSLGGFVCPVTVIEADLHAVGQLKAGDKVRFMPVDVSTARRLAQGQAAQIASLTAQVMPWQPVGLSSPVVLEVGEDDKRLVARLSGDTHLLLEIGEPELDLVLRFRAHALMQALETRALTGIIDLTPGIRSLQVHYQPETLSLEALLETVAGLWRDVCGQASLDVPSRVVWLPLSWDDPACQKAIDKYMTTVRRDAPWCPSNLEFIRRINDLANIDEVYKTVFDARYLVMGLGDVYLGAPVATPLDPRHRLVTTKYNPARTWTAENSVGIGGAYLCVYGMEGPGGYQFVGRTLQMWNRYHAVEDFDGKPWLLRFFDQIRFYPVSAEELLTIRRDFPLGRYPLRIEHTTLKLAEYQQFLADEAPEIEAFRAHQQAAFDAERERWAANGQAHFDSSEVLVTDGEDAPLVPGQAGIDSPVSGNLWQVNVEVGNTVREGDVLVVLESMKMEIPLVATQDGVVSQVRVQPGSSVRAGQCVVVLEKTA